Part of the Microcoleus sp. FACHB-831 genome is shown below.
GATATTCCGCTCGTTATAGACGCAAAATTGATAGTTTTTATATATTCATAAATAAACTACATTTATTTTATAAAAATAATTTTGCAATATCGACCAATTTATTTTTATATTGATCGTGGTTTTTACTGGAAAATTTTTGTCTATTTTGAACATATCCGCCAAGTTTGTACAAGTATTCTTTTTATTACTAATAAAAATTAATATAAATACTGGAAAATATTAAAATAATTTGGCTATTTATATTGTTGTATTCTGATAATCAAACGCTAAATTACACTTGTGGTAGCAAACGCATCGTTTGCCTATAATAATAGTTGGTGGTGAAAAATTAAGTATGCTTAACTATTACTCCATCTTCTTCAGGTGATTTTTTCCCCCTAATTTCCCTGCATTCCTTCCAAACTCCTCTTAAAACGGCTGACTGTTTATAGCGCTGTATTTTAATCAGCTTGGGAAAATCTGGTTGAATAGCTGAACTTTTCTCGCTAATATCAGCATTTTTACGGTTTACTGCGCGCAGGGTAAGAGACTCTAATATATATATTCTGGGACTCTGCATTTACTACTTACATCTTTAATATTATAACCATTTCCCAATAATAGCTAAAAAGCTCGGCAGACAAAAGATGAATCAGTTTTATAGCAGCAAGCGGTTGAGGAAACAAATTTACTTAATTATATTGATTGTGCTTTCGTATGTTTTTGCTGTAGTATGGCAGCAGTTTCAGACTAATAATAGTCCGCAAGTAGCAACATTTACCCCTGTAGAAATTAGGGCATCTACCGAACCGATTCAGCCGATTCCGCTACATATCGAGTTGAATGAAAATAAGGTGGCTCTGGGTGAAAAACTGTTCAACGATACTAGGTTATCTCGTAATAATAGTTTAGCTTGTGTAAGCTGCCACTTTTTTGATAAAGGAGGTACTGACAGAGTGCGCTATTCAATAGAATGAACGGTGCTTCTATGCAGGTAAACTCACCGACTGTATTTAATAGTGAATTTAATTTTAAACAACATTGGAATGCGATCGCTGAAAATCTAGAAGAGCAGATAGATGTTGCAGTTACATCCCCGCTAGTCTTTGATAATAAATGGCAAGATGTATTAGCTAATATCAAAAAATCCCCGGAATATGTGGAAAAATTTGGTAAAAATTATTCCGATGGCATTACCAGGGAGAATATAAAAGATGCGATCGCTCAAAATTAGCGATCGCTCTATACTCCCAACTCGCGTTTTGATAAATTTTTGCGCGGTAATAAGAACGC
Proteins encoded:
- a CDS encoding cytochrome-c peroxidase, whose product is MNGASMQVNSPTVFNSEFNFKQHWNAIAENLEEQIDVAVTSPLVFDNKWQDVLANIKKSPEYVEKFGKNYSDGITRENIKDAIAQN
- a CDS encoding cytochrome-c peroxidase, whose amino-acid sequence is MNQFYSSKRLRKQIYLIILIVLSYVFAVVWQQFQTNNSPQVATFTPVEIRASTEPIQPIPLHIELNENKVALGEKLFNDTRLSRNNSLACVSCHFFDKGGTDRVRYSIE